The following proteins come from a genomic window of Bifidobacteriaceae bacterium:
- a CDS encoding ISAs1 family transposase gives MKPNPSLRAASNGVFPCHGRPGPVGDPAGGESGRLAVPCVGPEGPPGVRDPLADVLALALGAVAAGAKSLAAVGEWAQDVGGEVLEQVGLEGRAPSESTIRRVLQALDPQAVSALFGAWAQARWYETGGQKAVALDGKTVRGAKGGADGAPHLVAALTHGTGLVIGQVQVAAKTNEIPAARQLLGLLDLRGVVVTMDAPHTQAETAELILERGGHHVFTVKDNRPTLKTLLAGMDWRRAPRHRQTEHGHGRTATREAQALPAPDWVDFPGAAQVLKPHRRVTQKTGTTTETAYLICSPAQAPPTAVAEWVQGHWGVETRLHWVRDVTSDEDRSQARTGNGPTTMAVPRNIAITVLRILGWANIAAATRHHQRDHHRIGNLLLAN, from the coding sequence ATGAAACCGAACCCATCGCTGAGGGCCGCGTCCAATGGCGTCTTCCCCTGTCACGGCCGCCCGGGTCCGGTCGGGGACCCCGCGGGCGGCGAGTCTGGTCGGCTTGCTGTCCCTTGTGTCGGGCCCGAGGGCCCGCCGGGTGTGCGCGACCCGTTGGCCGACGTGCTGGCTTTGGCGTTGGGAGCCGTCGCGGCTGGCGCGAAGTCGCTGGCCGCGGTCGGGGAATGGGCCCAGGACGTGGGCGGGGAGGTGTTGGAACAGGTCGGGCTGGAAGGGCGCGCGCCGTCCGAGTCGACGATCCGGCGGGTTCTCCAAGCGTTGGACCCGCAAGCGGTCTCCGCCTTGTTCGGCGCGTGGGCGCAGGCCAGGTGGTACGAGACGGGCGGCCAAAAGGCGGTCGCCTTGGACGGGAAGACCGTGCGCGGCGCGAAGGGCGGCGCCGACGGCGCCCCGCACCTGGTGGCGGCCCTGACCCACGGCACGGGCTTGGTCATAGGCCAAGTCCAGGTCGCCGCGAAGACCAACGAGATACCCGCCGCCCGCCAGCTCCTCGGACTGCTGGACCTGCGCGGCGTGGTCGTGACCATGGACGCCCCGCACACCCAGGCCGAGACCGCCGAGCTGATCCTGGAGCGCGGCGGCCACCACGTGTTCACCGTCAAAGACAACCGGCCCACCCTGAAAACCCTCCTCGCCGGAATGGACTGGCGGCGTGCGCCCCGCCACCGGCAAACCGAACACGGCCACGGCAGGACCGCCACCCGCGAGGCCCAGGCCCTTCCCGCCCCGGACTGGGTCGACTTCCCCGGCGCGGCCCAGGTGCTGAAACCACACCGCCGGGTCACCCAGAAGACCGGGACCACCACCGAAACCGCCTACCTGATCTGCTCGCCGGCGCAAGCCCCGCCCACCGCCGTCGCCGAGTGGGTCCAGGGCCACTGGGGCGTGGAGACCAGGCTCCACTGGGTCCGGGACGTCACGTCCGACGAGGACCGCTCGCAAGCGCGGACCGGGAACGGGCCGACCACGATGGCCGTCCCGCGCAACATCGCCATCACAGTCCTGCGGATCCTGGGCTGGGCCAACATCGCCGCCGCCACCAGACACCACCAACGCGACCACCACCGGATCGGCAACCTACTCCTCGCCAACTAA
- a CDS encoding FG-GAP-like repeat-containing protein: MSKITNKRTAAATAATALIITLGIAPSDDGAQAAITPAAMTSAAPGSDVTDGSGGAADTGGEDAPSGYPISAALVPVFEQEAKTLLGDRLVDISVNPDANHFVVGVHQLQADEASQIAAALAEVAEADVVSRPIKAEVIDAVAAAAAERFFDQLPIVRPEYVSGAIEIAVTAEWVVTVQEGLNAEPVKLADGSSAGQQGVSVTVVEGGPVVPADGLTTTPLKAGKKVGLPGGSYCTSNALVKNSGGTKYTLTAGHCGDSGTAVTFAGSGIGSISYSSYYTTTTAIAGDVARFPATSTEVAQVYIGNNSSRYTTSQGAPSIGLANTCFFGAKTELETCGTITTLNHTVTYGADGARPAHTLVLAEMDLGSGKACKGDSGSPVYQKASGGDASIIGVLSGILLDIDENCGHKMYFTPIATALSLSGTSSLVLTPGLNAPPPQSLSTPFVQLMVSPDFTYDSRGEIVVVDQGGKLIAYRTTTAGSTYGLTAPGQIGSGWQPLKALAAGDWDGDGVSGDFIAIDSSGNMYLYRGAGGGQFVAAARTQIGSGWGPYDPAVMGDVNGDGKNDIIARNTSTGLLYLYPGNGSGGFGTQSQVGSGWTAQRPYAAGDLNGDGKRDLLGLNSIGELFFYPGTGSGGFGGYTQVGSGWTALTLASGGVSLDAGSTPDIIGRYNSSGDLYLFTGNGAGGYSPAGTKIGNGW; encoded by the coding sequence ATGTCCAAGATCACGAACAAAAGAACGGCCGCAGCGACGGCCGCCACCGCCCTAATCATCACTCTCGGGATAGCGCCGAGCGACGACGGCGCGCAAGCCGCCATAACCCCTGCGGCAATGACATCCGCCGCGCCAGGCTCCGACGTCACCGACGGCTCGGGAGGCGCCGCCGACACAGGGGGGGAAGACGCCCCGAGCGGGTACCCGATCTCGGCAGCGTTGGTGCCGGTGTTCGAACAGGAGGCAAAAACGCTACTGGGCGACAGGCTGGTCGACATCAGCGTAAACCCGGACGCTAACCATTTCGTGGTTGGCGTTCACCAACTGCAAGCGGACGAGGCGAGTCAGATAGCTGCGGCGCTGGCCGAGGTCGCAGAGGCCGATGTTGTGTCCCGGCCGATCAAGGCGGAAGTGATCGACGCCGTGGCCGCAGCCGCAGCTGAGCGGTTCTTCGATCAGTTGCCGATAGTGCGGCCAGAATACGTGTCCGGAGCGATAGAAATCGCCGTGACGGCCGAATGGGTGGTGACCGTTCAAGAAGGTCTCAACGCGGAGCCCGTGAAGCTCGCGGATGGCTCATCCGCAGGGCAACAAGGTGTATCTGTGACCGTCGTTGAGGGGGGGCCGGTGGTGCCCGCCGACGGATTGACAACCACGCCGCTCAAGGCCGGCAAGAAAGTGGGCCTTCCCGGTGGGTCTTACTGCACGTCAAACGCGTTGGTCAAGAACAGCGGCGGGACGAAGTACACGTTGACCGCCGGGCATTGCGGCGACTCCGGCACGGCGGTGACATTCGCCGGGTCCGGTATCGGATCGATCTCGTACAGCTCCTACTACACAACAACGACAGCCATCGCTGGCGACGTCGCACGCTTTCCCGCAACATCTACAGAGGTAGCGCAGGTGTACATCGGCAACAACTCGTCGAGGTACACCACCAGCCAAGGTGCCCCCAGCATCGGCCTCGCTAACACGTGCTTCTTTGGCGCGAAGACCGAACTGGAGACTTGCGGTACCATAACGACCCTCAACCATACGGTGACCTACGGGGCGGATGGGGCCAGACCGGCTCATACTTTGGTCCTCGCCGAGATGGATCTCGGTTCGGGCAAAGCATGTAAAGGTGACTCAGGCAGTCCCGTGTATCAAAAAGCATCGGGGGGCGATGCTTCGATCATCGGAGTCCTCAGCGGTATCTTACTCGATATCGACGAAAACTGTGGACACAAGATGTATTTCACCCCGATTGCCACCGCTCTGAGTCTTTCGGGTACGTCGTCGTTGGTGTTGACCCCGGGTCTGAACGCGCCGCCGCCCCAGTCGCTGTCAACGCCGTTCGTCCAATTGATGGTTTCCCCGGATTTCACGTATGACAGCCGGGGCGAGATTGTGGTCGTGGACCAGGGCGGAAAACTGATCGCGTACCGCACCACGACTGCGGGAAGCACCTACGGGCTGACCGCGCCCGGGCAGATCGGCTCCGGTTGGCAACCCCTCAAGGCTCTGGCGGCCGGCGATTGGGACGGCGACGGGGTTTCGGGGGATTTCATCGCCATCGACTCGTCGGGAAACATGTACCTGTACAGGGGCGCGGGCGGGGGGCAGTTTGTCGCTGCGGCGCGTACCCAGATCGGATCTGGCTGGGGGCCATATGATCCCGCGGTGATGGGTGACGTAAACGGGGACGGGAAGAATGACATCATCGCTCGGAACACCTCGACCGGCCTGTTGTATCTCTATCCGGGGAACGGGTCGGGTGGGTTTGGGACCCAGTCTCAGGTCGGGTCCGGGTGGACGGCTCAGAGGCCATACGCTGCGGGCGACTTGAACGGGGATGGCAAACGTGATCTGTTGGGCCTGAATTCGATCGGGGAGCTGTTCTTCTATCCGGGGACCGGGTCCGGCGGCTTCGGCGGGTACACGCAGGTCGGGTCCGGGTGGACCGCTTTGACGTTGGCGTCGGGGGGCGTTTCGCTTGACGCTGGCTCCACACCGGACATCATCGGCCGGTACAATTCGAGTGGCGACTTATACTTGTTCACCGGCAACGGAGCAGGCGGGTATTCGCCGGCAGGAACTAAAATTGGAAACGGATGGTGA